The following proteins come from a genomic window of Streptomyces sp. NBC_00539:
- a CDS encoding ABC transporter permease produces the protein MADAVLGREREGPPAAVWEREPRRHRAWEGLRCYGLIAAMWIRSAMTYRMSFLLATVGHAAVTLLDFAAIYIMFTHVDALGGFSLPEIALLYGSSSTSLGLANLLLGNTDRMGTRIRDGSLDGMLVRPVPVLAQVAADRFALRRLGRIAQGCGVLVWAVAALDVDWTAGKVLLVPVMVLAGTAIFAAVMVAGAAFQFAAGDAAEVVNSFTYGGCTMLEYPPTVFAKELLRGVTFVVPLAFVNWLPALYVLGRPDPLGLPGWVAFLSPLVAFAVFVPASLAWRAGLRSYRSTGS, from the coding sequence GGAGCCGCGGCGCCACCGGGCGTGGGAGGGGCTGCGCTGCTACGGGCTGATCGCCGCGATGTGGATCCGCTCCGCGATGACGTACCGGATGTCCTTCCTGCTGGCCACCGTCGGCCACGCGGCGGTCACCCTCCTCGACTTCGCCGCGATCTACATCATGTTCACGCACGTGGACGCCCTCGGCGGGTTCTCGCTCCCCGAGATCGCCCTGCTGTACGGGTCCAGCTCGACCTCGCTGGGCCTGGCCAACCTGCTGCTCGGCAACACCGACCGGATGGGCACGCGGATCCGTGACGGCTCGCTGGACGGCATGCTGGTGCGCCCGGTCCCGGTGCTCGCGCAGGTGGCGGCGGACCGGTTCGCGCTGCGCCGGCTCGGCCGGATCGCGCAGGGCTGCGGGGTGCTGGTGTGGGCGGTGGCGGCGCTGGACGTGGACTGGACGGCAGGGAAGGTGCTGCTGGTGCCGGTGATGGTGCTGGCGGGTACCGCGATCTTCGCGGCGGTGATGGTGGCCGGGGCGGCCTTCCAGTTCGCGGCCGGCGACGCGGCGGAGGTGGTCAACTCCTTCACGTACGGCGGCTGCACGATGCTGGAGTACCCGCCGACGGTGTTCGCGAAGGAGCTGCTGCGCGGGGTGACCTTCGTCGTCCCGCTCGCGTTCGTCAACTGGCTGCCCGCGCTGTACGTGCTGGGGCGGCCCGATCCGCTGGGGCTGCCGGGCTGGGTCGCGTTCCTGAGCCCGCTCGTGGCCTTCGCGGTGTTCGTGCCCGCGTCGCTGGCGTGGCGCGCGGGACTTCGTTCGTACCGGAGCACGGGGAGCTGA
- a CDS encoding ABC transporter ATP-binding protein: MSEVLIELDGVEKVFTVRRRVGLVRREKRQVRAVDGIGFTVGRGEMVGYIGPNGAGKSTTIKMLTGILTPSAGRLRVAGIDPARERMRLAHRMGVVFGQRTTLWWDLPLKDSYGLMRRMYRIPEARYRANLERCVERLDLGELLDVPVRQLSLGQRMRGDIAAALLHDPDVLYLDEPTIGLDVVSKAKVRAFLRQLNAELGTTVLLTTHDLQDIEQLCERVMVIDHGRLMYDGPLGGLHAAGAAGESERTLVVDLEREFPPLVVPGARVVRVEGARQWLAFPAQASAAPLVAAVAAGYPLLDLSVREPDIEEVIARMYAGRG; this comes from the coding sequence ATGAGCGAAGTACTGATCGAGCTGGACGGCGTCGAGAAGGTGTTCACGGTCCGGCGCCGGGTGGGGCTGGTACGGCGGGAGAAACGGCAGGTGAGGGCCGTGGACGGGATCGGTTTCACGGTCGGCAGGGGGGAGATGGTCGGCTACATCGGGCCCAACGGCGCGGGGAAGTCCACGACGATCAAGATGCTGACCGGGATCCTCACCCCCAGCGCCGGCCGGCTGCGCGTCGCGGGCATCGACCCGGCCCGGGAGCGGATGCGCCTCGCGCACCGGATGGGGGTGGTGTTCGGGCAGCGCACGACGCTGTGGTGGGACCTGCCGCTCAAGGATTCGTACGGGCTGATGCGGAGGATGTACCGGATCCCCGAGGCGAGGTACCGGGCGAACCTGGAGCGCTGCGTGGAGCGGCTGGACCTGGGGGAGCTGCTGGACGTGCCGGTACGGCAGTTGTCGCTGGGGCAGCGGATGCGCGGCGACATCGCGGCGGCGCTGCTGCACGATCCGGACGTGCTGTACCTGGACGAGCCGACGATCGGGCTGGACGTGGTGAGCAAGGCGAAGGTACGGGCCTTCCTGCGGCAGCTGAACGCAGAACTCGGGACGACGGTGCTGCTCACGACGCACGACCTCCAGGACATCGAGCAGCTGTGCGAGCGGGTGATGGTCATCGACCACGGGCGCCTGATGTACGACGGCCCGCTGGGCGGGCTGCACGCGGCGGGCGCGGCGGGGGAGAGCGAGCGGACGCTGGTGGTGGACCTGGAACGGGAGTTTCCGCCGCTGGTGGTGCCGGGGGCGCGGGTGGTACGGGTGGAGGGGGCGCGGCAGTGGCTGGCGTTCCCGGCGCAGGCGTCGGCGGCGCCGCTGGTGGCGGCCGTGGCGGCGGGGTACCCGCTGCTGGACCTGTCGGTGCGGGAGCCGGACATCGAGGAGGTCATCGCCCGGATGTACGCGGGGCGGGGGTAG
- a CDS encoding DUF1707 SHOCT-like domain-containing protein has translation MNEERPEKPLTEGSLPQEPSSEKASGEKASLEKASPEKPSFEKRPSLVGPPLAGDALPQLRASDADRERVVERLRDAVAEGRLDMEEFEERLDAAYTSRTYAELAPLTRDLPEPGAEAPLASAPQGAAVARPASGSAWADRIGGQGTWSTGIAVMSGFQRKGRWTVPARFDAFALMGGGELDLREANFAEPEVVINCIAVMGGIEITVPPGVEVDVRGIGFMGAFDHREGPGVPEPGAPRVVVTGLALMGGVEVRVKEPKGVKGSKGGKRDGSVDGRSPRKEL, from the coding sequence ATGAATGAGGAGCGGCCGGAGAAGCCGTTGACGGAGGGGTCGTTGCCGCAGGAGCCGTCCTCGGAGAAGGCGTCCGGGGAAAAGGCGTCCTTGGAAAAGGCGTCCCCGGAGAAGCCGTCCTTCGAGAAACGGCCGTCCTTGGTGGGGCCGCCGCTCGCCGGGGATGCGTTGCCGCAGCTGAGGGCCTCGGATGCCGACCGGGAGCGGGTGGTGGAGCGGCTGCGGGACGCGGTCGCCGAGGGCCGGCTCGACATGGAGGAGTTCGAGGAGCGCCTCGACGCGGCCTACACGTCGCGGACGTACGCGGAGCTGGCGCCGCTGACCCGCGACCTGCCCGAGCCGGGTGCCGAGGCGCCCCTGGCGTCGGCGCCGCAGGGGGCCGCGGTGGCGCGGCCGGCGTCCGGGTCGGCGTGGGCGGACCGCATCGGGGGCCAGGGCACCTGGTCGACGGGGATCGCCGTCATGTCGGGGTTCCAGCGCAAGGGCCGCTGGACGGTGCCCGCGCGGTTCGACGCGTTCGCGCTGATGGGGGGAGGGGAGCTCGACCTGCGCGAGGCGAACTTCGCCGAGCCGGAGGTCGTGATCAACTGCATCGCCGTGATGGGCGGCATCGAGATCACCGTCCCGCCGGGCGTGGAGGTCGATGTACGGGGCATCGGCTTCATGGGGGCGTTCGACCACCGCGAGGGCCCCGGCGTGCCGGAGCCGGGCGCACCGCGGGTGGTGGTGACCGGCCTCGCCCTGATGGGCGGGGTGGAGGTACGGGTGAAGGAGCCGAAGGGCGTCAAGGGGTCCAAGGGCGGCAAGAGGGACGGGTCGGTGGACGGCCGGTCGCCTCGGAAGGAGCTGTAA
- a CDS encoding DUF445 domain-containing protein — MRTKPAMGGRQEHVEDVDHRDVDPRTGAQPGAPTGTRTEAGTGTGAAVGRGAFGFSAADEERRRGVRRMKTTATGLLALVALVYVLAKWAQHTGAGDWAGYVAAAAEAGMVGALADWFAVTALFRRPLGLPIPHTAIIPTKKDQLGVSLGEFVGENFLSAEVVRARLHALGIGGRLGSWLADPAHAERVTAELATALRGALAVLRDSDVQAVVGEAITRRAEGAEIAPGLGKTLEKVVADGGHRRAVDLVCAKAHDWLVTHGDSVMDAVQGGAPGWTPRFVDRKVGERVYKELLRFVTEMRDMPEHPARSAVDRFLTDFAGDLQSDTRTRERVERLKSEILARGEVQDVIASAWAAIRSMMIAAAEDEQSELRLRVRSSLMSLGARLATDGRLQAKVEGWIEDALVYVVTTYRTEITSLITDTVAAWDAEHTSRKIEAHIGRDLQFIRINGTVVGALAGLLIYTVSRALGA, encoded by the coding sequence ATGCGGACGAAACCGGCCATGGGGGGAAGGCAGGAGCACGTGGAAGACGTGGACCATCGCGACGTGGACCCGCGCACGGGAGCGCAGCCCGGGGCCCCGACCGGGACCCGGACTGAGGCTGGGACCGGGACCGGGGCTGCCGTCGGACGCGGAGCATTCGGGTTCAGCGCGGCGGACGAGGAGCGGCGGCGCGGTGTCCGCCGGATGAAGACCACCGCGACGGGGCTGCTGGCCCTGGTGGCGCTGGTCTACGTACTGGCCAAGTGGGCGCAGCACACCGGCGCGGGCGACTGGGCCGGGTACGTCGCGGCCGCCGCCGAGGCGGGCATGGTCGGCGCGCTCGCGGACTGGTTCGCGGTGACGGCCCTGTTCCGGCGGCCCCTGGGGCTGCCGATCCCGCACACCGCGATCATCCCGACGAAGAAGGACCAGCTGGGTGTGTCGCTGGGCGAGTTCGTGGGCGAGAACTTCCTCTCCGCGGAGGTCGTCCGGGCCCGGCTGCACGCCCTCGGCATCGGCGGCCGGCTCGGCTCGTGGCTGGCGGATCCCGCGCACGCCGAGCGGGTCACGGCGGAACTGGCGACGGCCCTGCGCGGCGCCCTGGCCGTGCTGCGGGACTCCGACGTCCAGGCCGTGGTGGGCGAGGCGATCACCAGACGGGCCGAGGGCGCCGAGATCGCTCCGGGGCTCGGCAAGACCCTGGAGAAGGTCGTCGCCGACGGCGGTCACCGCCGCGCCGTCGACCTGGTCTGCGCCAAGGCCCACGACTGGCTCGTCACGCACGGGGACTCGGTCATGGACGCGGTCCAGGGCGGGGCGCCCGGCTGGACCCCGCGCTTCGTGGACCGCAAGGTGGGCGAGCGGGTGTACAAGGAACTGCTGCGCTTCGTGACGGAGATGCGGGACATGCCGGAGCATCCGGCCCGGAGCGCGGTGGACCGCTTCCTGACGGACTTCGCCGGCGACCTCCAGTCCGACACCCGGACCCGGGAGCGGGTGGAGCGGCTCAAGTCGGAGATCCTCGCGCGGGGCGAGGTGCAGGACGTGATCGCCTCGGCGTGGGCCGCGATCCGGTCGATGATGATCGCGGCGGCCGAGGACGAGCAGAGCGAACTGCGGCTGCGGGTGCGGTCGTCCCTGATGTCCCTGGGCGCCCGGCTCGCGACCGACGGGCGGCTCCAGGCCAAGGTGGAGGGCTGGATCGAGGACGCGCTGGTGTACGTGGTCACCACCTACCGCACGGAGATCACCTCGCTGATCACCGACACGGTGGCGGCCTGGGACGCCGAGCACACCTCCCGCAAGATCGAGGCCCACATCGGCCGCGACCTCCAGTTCATCCGCATCAACGGCACGGTGGTGGGCGCCCTGGCGGGCCTCCTGATCTACACGGTGTCCCGAGCACTGGGGGCGTAG
- a CDS encoding GNAT family N-acetyltransferase yields MICYGQAVLDLVDELVDAYADVFSAPPWNEDEETIRQFADRLPADARRRGFRTALAQSPAGIDGFATAWLTPAAFPKNRAYGQVAAQLGPGRVKELLVGALEIDELAVRPYARGRGTGRALLTEITADAPDRRAWLLTSRLARDTVATYRRLGWHEVAALPGTETGVIVFLAPDHPSR; encoded by the coding sequence GTGATCTGCTACGGACAGGCCGTCCTCGACCTCGTGGACGAACTGGTCGACGCCTACGCCGACGTCTTCTCCGCCCCGCCGTGGAACGAAGACGAAGAAACCATTCGCCAGTTCGCGGACCGCCTCCCCGCCGACGCCCGGCGCCGTGGTTTCCGTACCGCCCTCGCCCAGTCCCCGGCCGGCATCGACGGGTTCGCCACCGCGTGGCTCACCCCGGCCGCCTTCCCCAAGAACCGCGCCTACGGCCAGGTCGCGGCGCAGCTCGGACCCGGCCGGGTCAAGGAACTGCTCGTCGGCGCGCTGGAGATAGACGAACTCGCCGTACGCCCCTACGCGCGCGGCCGCGGCACCGGACGCGCCCTCCTCACCGAGATCACCGCCGACGCCCCCGACCGCCGCGCCTGGCTGCTGACCTCCCGACTGGCCCGGGACACGGTGGCGACGTACCGCCGCCTGGGCTGGCACGAGGTCGCCGCCCTCCCCGGCACCGAGACCGGCGTGATCGTCTTCCTGGCCCCGGACCACCCGAGCCGCTGA